Proteins found in one Pseudomonadota bacterium genomic segment:
- a CDS encoding helix-turn-helix transcriptional regulator, whose amino-acid sequence MDEHDFENANQMASESPVSQKTINRWLNEADEEGDSLPSLQVLRDISSAFDLPLWQLISPYPLNKKKREVAQRLMEALEVADKEGTDHLLSTANRELRSVD is encoded by the coding sequence ATGGACGAGCATGATTTCGAAAATGCCAACCAGATGGCGTCGGAATCACCAGTCTCACAAAAAACCATCAACAGGTGGCTTAACGAGGCGGACGAGGAAGGTGACTCGTTACCTTCGCTTCAAGTGCTGCGGGACATAAGTTCGGCCTTTGATTTGCCGCTGTGGCAACTCATCAGCCCATACCCGCTCAACAAGAAAAAACGCGAAGTTGCTCAGCGACTTATGGAAGCCTTAGAAGTCGCTGACAAAGAGGGTACGGATCACCTGCTGTCCACTGCTAACCGCGAGCTGCGATCTGTCGACTGA